Proteins encoded together in one Nitrospirota bacterium window:
- a CDS encoding Gfo/Idh/MocA family oxidoreductase has product MAERVKVGVIGVGYLGRHHARLYAELPEAELVGVADVEAGRAREVAAATGARAFTDYRELLPHVNAVSVVVPTSLHHDVTAACLAAGLDVLLEKPMTVTLDEADRLIALAESKQRIIQIGHLERFNGAVRALVARLVAPRFIESHRLGPFVGRGTDVHVILDLMIHDLDIILSLVRSPITEIRAVGVPVLTPNIDIANTRLEFADGCVANITASRVSKDPMRKLRIFQPDAYFSLDYQKQEVVMARRVDAPTAPGLPPIEVQTLEIEKEEPLKMQLAAFLDCVATRQPPLVSGREGREALRVALDVLKCIEGQEKGKRC; this is encoded by the coding sequence ATGGCTGAGCGCGTCAAGGTCGGCGTGATCGGAGTCGGGTATCTGGGCCGCCACCACGCGCGGTTGTACGCCGAGTTGCCGGAAGCCGAGTTGGTCGGCGTGGCTGACGTAGAAGCCGGGCGAGCCCGCGAAGTGGCCGCGGCGACCGGGGCTCGCGCGTTCACCGACTACCGCGAGCTGCTGCCGCACGTGAACGCGGTGAGCGTGGTGGTCCCCACCAGCCTGCACCACGACGTGACCGCGGCCTGCCTGGCCGCCGGGCTGGACGTGTTGCTGGAAAAACCCATGACCGTCACGCTCGACGAGGCCGACCGCCTCATCGCGCTCGCCGAGTCCAAACAACGGATCATCCAGATCGGACACCTGGAGCGCTTCAACGGCGCGGTGCGGGCGCTGGTGGCGAGGCTGGTCGCGCCCCGCTTCATCGAATCGCATCGATTGGGGCCGTTCGTGGGACGGGGCACCGACGTGCACGTGATCTTGGACCTGATGATCCACGACCTGGACATCATCTTGAGCTTGGTGCGCTCCCCGATCACCGAGATCCGGGCGGTCGGCGTGCCGGTACTGACCCCGAACATCGACATCGCCAACACGCGGCTGGAGTTCGCGGACGGGTGCGTGGCGAACATCACCGCGAGCCGGGTCTCCAAGGACCCGATGCGCAAACTCAGAATCTTCCAACCCGACGCCTACTTTTCGCTCGACTACCAGAAGCAGGAGGTCGTGATGGCTCGCCGCGTGGACGCGCCGACCGCGCCGGGCTTGCCCCCGATCGAGGTGCAGACGTTGGAGATCGAGAAAGAGGAGCCGCTCAAGATGCAATTGGCGGCGTTTCTGGACTGCGTGGCCACGCGGCAGCCGCCGCTGGTCTCGGGTCGCGAGGGCCGCGAGGCATTGCGGGTGGCGCTGGACGTGCTGAAGTGCATCGAGGGACAAGAAAAGGGGAAGCGTTGTTAG
- the lpxI gene encoding UDP-2,3-diacylglucosamine diphosphatase LpxI (LpxI, functionally equivalent to LpxH, replaces it in LPS biosynthesis in a minority of bacteria.), whose translation MSGPPLRKLGLIAGNGRFPVLFADAAKQAGFAVTAVAHRGETPDVLDQHVDDVRWIKVGQLGHMIEHFKSAGVETVVMAGGIKKTRMFTEYRPDWRAVKVLARLRHLKDDVLLRAVADELESEGITVGDATRYLPSLIAEAGVLTTAPSREQWEDVRFGAEMVRTVGRLEIGQCVVVKNRTVLAVEAIEGTDEAIRRGGRLAHGGAVVVKMAKPEQDLRFDIPAVGPNTIASMQEVGAAVLAVEAGKTLMLDKADLLEAARKAGISVVGITGDEVPGDSHG comes from the coding sequence GTGAGCGGGCCGCCCTTGCGGAAGCTGGGGCTGATCGCGGGCAACGGCCGGTTCCCGGTGCTGTTTGCGGACGCGGCCAAACAAGCCGGGTTCGCCGTCACCGCGGTGGCGCATCGCGGTGAAACGCCCGACGTCCTGGATCAGCACGTCGACGACGTGCGGTGGATCAAAGTCGGCCAGCTCGGCCACATGATCGAACACTTCAAGTCCGCCGGAGTGGAGACGGTGGTGATGGCGGGCGGGATCAAAAAGACCCGCATGTTCACGGAATATCGCCCGGATTGGCGCGCGGTCAAGGTGCTGGCGCGCCTGCGCCATTTGAAAGACGATGTGTTGTTGCGGGCCGTGGCGGACGAGCTGGAGTCGGAAGGGATCACGGTCGGCGACGCGACCCGGTATCTGCCGAGTTTGATCGCGGAGGCGGGGGTGTTGACCACCGCGCCCTCCCGTGAGCAGTGGGAGGACGTGCGCTTCGGCGCGGAGATGGTGCGGACGGTGGGCCGCCTCGAAATCGGGCAGTGCGTGGTCGTGAAGAACCGTACCGTGTTGGCGGTGGAGGCGATCGAGGGCACGGACGAGGCGATCCGCCGCGGCGGCCGTCTGGCCCACGGGGGCGCCGTGGTGGTCAAGATGGCCAAACCGGAGCAGGATTTGCGGTTCGACATTCCGGCGGTGGGGCCCAACACGATCGCGTCGATGCAGGAAGTCGGCGCCGCGGTGCTGGCCGTCGAGGCGGGAAAAACCCTGATGCTCGACAAGGCCGACCTGCTGGAAGCGGCTCGCAAGGCTGGGATCTCGGTGGTGGGCATTACGGGAGATGAAGTCCCAGGGGACTCTCATGGCTGA
- the lpxA gene encoding acyl-ACP--UDP-N-acetylglucosamine O-acyltransferase has product MSRHPTAVIHPGARLAPDVTIGPYSVIGEHVTIGAGTQIGAHCVIEGWTDIGEGCVFSHFVSAGTPPQDLKFAGEESRLVIGNRNTFREFVTLNRATHHGGGVTRIGNDNFLMAYVHVAHDCTVGNHVIMANAATLAGHIEIGDHAVLGGLTGVHQFVRIGAYAMIGGCSAVAQDVPPFVSAVGNRVKLYGLNLVGLKRNGFSEERISALKKAYRLLFGSHLPLKEASKKVREELPGQPDVEQLVAFVETSERGISR; this is encoded by the coding sequence GTGAGCCGGCACCCCACGGCCGTGATCCATCCCGGGGCGCGGCTGGCGCCCGATGTCACGATCGGCCCGTACTCCGTGATCGGCGAACACGTGACGATCGGCGCCGGCACCCAGATCGGCGCGCACTGCGTGATCGAAGGGTGGACGGATATCGGCGAAGGCTGCGTGTTTTCCCACTTTGTGTCGGCCGGCACGCCGCCCCAGGACCTCAAGTTCGCGGGCGAGGAGAGTCGGCTCGTCATCGGCAACCGAAACACGTTTCGCGAGTTCGTGACCCTCAACCGCGCGACGCACCACGGCGGCGGCGTGACCCGCATCGGGAATGACAATTTTCTCATGGCCTACGTGCACGTGGCCCACGACTGCACGGTCGGCAACCACGTGATCATGGCGAACGCCGCCACCTTGGCGGGCCACATCGAGATCGGCGACCACGCGGTGCTGGGTGGATTGACCGGCGTGCACCAGTTCGTTCGGATCGGCGCCTACGCGATGATCGGCGGCTGCTCCGCGGTGGCGCAGGACGTGCCGCCGTTCGTGTCCGCGGTCGGCAACCGCGTGAAGCTCTACGGCCTGAACCTCGTCGGCTTGAAGCGGAACGGGTTTTCGGAGGAACGCATCAGCGCGCTCAAGAAGGCGTATCGGCTGTTATTCGGCTCCCATCTCCCTCTCAAGGAAGCCAGTAAGAAAGTCCGCGAGGAACTGCCCGGACAGCCCGACGTGGAACAACTCGTCGCGTTCGTCGAGACGTCGGAACGCGGAATCTCCCGGTGA
- the fabZ gene encoding 3-hydroxyacyl-ACP dehydratase FabZ, with protein sequence MLDADAILKCLPHRYPFLLVDRVLSVEEGKAVAIKNVTVNEPFFQGHFPGKPIMPGVLVLEALAQVGGILAFQTTRDADNQLVIFLAIDNAKFRKPVIPGDQLRMEVKVLQRRDPYWRLRGEAYVDDALVCEMEFKAMIAPREAS encoded by the coding sequence ATGCTCGATGCCGACGCGATTTTAAAGTGCCTGCCTCACCGATACCCGTTCCTGCTGGTGGACCGGGTGTTGTCGGTGGAAGAAGGCAAGGCCGTGGCGATCAAGAACGTCACGGTCAACGAACCGTTTTTCCAGGGGCACTTCCCGGGAAAGCCGATCATGCCGGGCGTGCTGGTGCTGGAGGCTCTGGCCCAGGTCGGGGGAATTCTCGCGTTTCAGACCACCAGGGACGCGGACAACCAGTTGGTCATCTTCCTGGCCATCGACAACGCCAAGTTCCGCAAACCCGTGATCCCCGGGGATCAACTGCGCATGGAGGTCAAGGTGCTGCAGCGGCGCGATCCCTATTGGCGCCTGCGCGGGGAAGCGTACGTCGACGACGCCTTGGTGTGCGAGATGGAATTCAAAGCCATGATCGCCCCGCGGGAGGCGTCGTGA
- the lpxD gene encoding UDP-3-O-(3-hydroxymyristoyl)glucosamine N-acyltransferase encodes MSVPPKTTLLSELAAHVGGALKGDDCPITGVAGIREAAAGQVTFLANPRYVHELSRTRASAVVIAPEHPSTGLARIEVADPYYAFSRIVRWFHQQPYRSGGTSAQAVIAADAVIGADPTIGPFVSIGRRTRIGDRVTLLAGTVIGDDVTIGDDTLVHPNVTIRDGCTIGRRVVLHSGVVIGSDGFGFATRDGRHEKILQVGSAVIEDDVELGANVCVDRAALGATRIKRGTKVDNLVHIAHNVVVGEDCLLVAQVGISGSTELGRGVVLAGQVGVTGHLRIGDGVMVGAQGGVIADVEAGQVVSGTYAMPHPTWLRVQATLPLLPEMRRTIKKLEARVAELEKRLEGNKVRSKDSSGSNRST; translated from the coding sequence ATGTCAGTGCCACCCAAAACCACGCTCCTCTCCGAGCTCGCGGCCCACGTCGGCGGCGCGCTCAAGGGTGACGATTGTCCGATTACCGGCGTGGCGGGCATTCGCGAGGCCGCGGCCGGCCAGGTCACGTTTCTCGCCAACCCGCGCTACGTCCACGAACTGTCGCGCACCCGGGCGTCCGCGGTGGTGATCGCGCCGGAGCATCCGAGCACGGGGCTGGCGCGGATCGAGGTGGCCGATCCCTACTATGCGTTCAGTCGCATCGTCCGCTGGTTTCACCAGCAGCCGTACCGCAGCGGAGGCACCAGCGCCCAGGCCGTGATTGCGGCGGACGCGGTGATCGGGGCGGATCCCACGATCGGGCCCTTCGTCAGTATCGGGCGTCGGACGCGCATCGGGGATCGCGTCACCCTGCTGGCCGGCACGGTGATCGGAGACGACGTGACCATCGGCGACGACACGCTCGTGCATCCCAACGTCACGATCCGCGACGGGTGCACGATCGGGCGACGCGTCGTGCTGCACAGCGGCGTGGTGATCGGCAGCGACGGGTTCGGGTTCGCCACCCGCGACGGCCGACACGAGAAGATCCTCCAAGTCGGCAGCGCGGTGATCGAGGACGACGTGGAACTCGGCGCCAACGTGTGCGTTGATCGGGCGGCGCTCGGGGCCACGCGAATCAAGCGCGGGACCAAGGTCGACAACCTGGTGCACATCGCGCACAATGTCGTGGTCGGCGAAGATTGTTTGCTGGTCGCCCAGGTCGGGATTTCAGGGAGCACGGAGCTGGGCCGAGGCGTGGTGCTCGCCGGGCAAGTCGGCGTCACCGGCCACCTCAGGATCGGCGACGGCGTGATGGTGGGCGCACAGGGGGGGGTCATCGCGGACGTGGAGGCGGGACAAGTGGTCTCGGGCACGTATGCGATGCCACACCCCACCTGGCTTCGCGTCCAAGCCACGTTGCCCCTGCTCCCGGAGATGCGGCGCACGATCAAAAAGCTTGAAGCGCGTGTGGCGGAATTGGAGAAACGGTTGGAAGGGAATAAAGTGCGTTCAAAGGATTCAAGTGGTTCAAATCGTTCAACTTGA
- a CDS encoding OmpH family outer membrane protein: MVGRRIRASGARGLMIGLAAVSMAVPAWAQSAEGPKFGYIDTQKVFDQSKVGKKAKGLLEEFVKSRQKIIDLEETEIKELEDSLVKQESVLSPEAKKAKQEDLQRKLIAYQKKATDLNREIQDKKAEVLNDFHLQLQGVVKKVAERDGYTMVFDKGAGGPADLAAVLYAKESLSITDKVLAELDKEVK; this comes from the coding sequence ATGGTGGGACGACGAATCCGCGCGAGCGGCGCGCGGGGATTGATGATCGGCCTGGCGGCGGTCAGTATGGCGGTCCCGGCGTGGGCGCAATCCGCGGAGGGCCCCAAGTTTGGGTACATCGATACCCAGAAGGTCTTCGACCAGTCCAAGGTGGGGAAAAAGGCCAAGGGGCTGTTGGAGGAATTCGTCAAAAGCCGGCAAAAGATCATCGATCTGGAGGAGACGGAGATCAAAGAGCTCGAAGACAGCCTGGTGAAACAGGAAAGCGTGCTGAGCCCCGAGGCGAAAAAGGCCAAGCAGGAGGACCTCCAGCGTAAGCTGATCGCCTATCAAAAGAAGGCCACGGATCTCAACCGCGAGATCCAGGACAAGAAAGCCGAGGTGCTCAACGACTTTCACCTGCAGCTGCAGGGAGTGGTGAAAAAAGTGGCTGAACGGGACGGCTACACCATGGTGTTCGACAAGGGTGCGGGCGGGCCGGCGGACCTGGCGGCGGTGCTGTATGCGAAGGAGTCGCTCTCGATCACCGACAAGGTCTTGGCCGAGTTGGACAAGGAGGTCAAGTGA
- the bamA gene encoding outer membrane protein assembly factor BamA, translating to MAGRRGWGVRAATVLAVWGLMAISAAVAFAEGPRILSVTVRGASTIEAPTIISRSALAVGGTADPAAIRDAIKTVYRMGYFDEVAVEQEPEADGVHLVIVVSERPLLTEIRYEGYSQVSEDKLKEQVTLTPQTFVDLRAVSAAAAKIQHYYQSEGYGDARVIPVTKTVAPGSVSVTFYVEEGERAKIRVVTFAGNSHVPSKRLRTVVSTRPYSWLTSWVTSRGIFKQDELDQDVERLRDFYLNEGYVQVQVGAPKISPAPKGKGLQVTFPVEEGDQYTVARIQVSGHALFSTPELLTGLALHEGDIFRRNLLRQDMTRLTDRYGERGYAFVDIRPQFVPKPDSRSIDLTYEIREGRPVTVRTIAVEGNEKTYDRVIRRELRVAEQELVDTTALKRSFQRINNLNFFENVEILPNPIGDDQMDITVRVKEKPTGTFSLGGGYSSVDGVIFQANIEQGNLFGRGQLLRARMEKSSRRTSNYTLTFREPYLLDRPVSGTIDLYSNERQYTTYKDARAGFSLGLRRAFGEYVSAGVSYTRETSRVYDLALLGVADPTPPDPVTGIDPVPGDEFLVSSAPQAIQAEAALGKVTTSSVGFSVGRDTRDFAFDPRQGQRHSLSLELAGGPFGGDNQFYRIVTDSAAFFPAFWSTVFSLHLRFGYLAGDQYPFAERFIVGGINTVRGFDYGKAGRVDPFTGEIFGGNKELIFNAEYTFPLIPDAKMKGVIFFDAGRSFDDQGRYVIDQNGNPVVLVGPDGVPMTSGEPLRIRELRYSAGFGIRMLLPIGPIRLEWGYNLDAQPGEKTGAFPEFTIGTVF from the coding sequence ATGGCGGGTCGACGGGGGTGGGGTGTCCGGGCGGCGACCGTACTGGCCGTGTGGGGACTCATGGCGATCAGCGCGGCCGTCGCCTTCGCGGAGGGCCCGCGGATCCTGTCGGTCACGGTTCGCGGCGCGTCTACGATCGAAGCCCCCACCATCATCAGCCGCAGCGCGCTCGCCGTGGGCGGTACCGCCGACCCCGCGGCGATCCGAGACGCGATCAAGACGGTCTACCGGATGGGGTACTTCGACGAGGTTGCGGTCGAGCAGGAGCCGGAGGCCGACGGCGTTCACCTGGTCATCGTGGTCAGCGAGCGGCCCCTCCTGACCGAAATCCGGTACGAAGGGTATTCCCAGGTGAGTGAGGACAAGCTCAAAGAGCAGGTCACCCTGACCCCGCAGACCTTCGTGGACCTCCGAGCGGTGAGCGCGGCAGCCGCCAAGATCCAACACTACTACCAGAGCGAGGGGTACGGAGACGCCCGGGTCATCCCGGTCACCAAAACCGTGGCGCCCGGCTCGGTCTCCGTCACGTTTTACGTGGAGGAAGGCGAACGCGCCAAAATCCGGGTGGTGACCTTCGCCGGCAACTCGCACGTCCCGTCCAAGCGTCTCCGAACCGTGGTCTCGACCAGACCGTATTCCTGGCTCACCTCCTGGGTGACGAGTCGCGGGATCTTCAAACAAGATGAACTGGACCAAGACGTCGAGCGGTTGCGGGACTTTTACCTGAACGAGGGATATGTGCAGGTCCAGGTGGGAGCGCCCAAAATCAGCCCGGCCCCGAAGGGCAAGGGCCTCCAAGTCACGTTTCCCGTGGAGGAGGGGGACCAGTACACCGTGGCCCGTATCCAGGTGTCCGGTCACGCCCTGTTTTCGACGCCGGAGTTGCTGACGGGCCTGGCGCTTCACGAAGGCGATATCTTCCGGCGGAATCTCCTCCGGCAGGACATGACGCGGTTGACGGATCGCTACGGCGAGCGGGGGTACGCGTTCGTGGACATCCGTCCGCAGTTCGTGCCCAAACCCGACTCCCGGTCCATCGATCTCACCTACGAGATCCGGGAGGGCCGCCCGGTGACGGTTCGCACGATTGCCGTCGAAGGCAACGAAAAGACGTACGACCGGGTCATCCGACGCGAGTTGCGGGTGGCGGAACAGGAGCTCGTCGACACCACGGCGTTGAAACGCAGCTTCCAGCGGATCAACAACCTGAACTTTTTCGAGAACGTCGAGATCCTTCCCAATCCCATCGGCGACGACCAGATGGACATCACCGTGCGGGTCAAAGAAAAGCCCACCGGAACGTTCAGTCTGGGCGGCGGGTACAGCTCCGTGGACGGCGTGATCTTTCAAGCCAACATCGAGCAGGGCAACCTCTTCGGGCGCGGTCAGTTGCTGCGAGCCCGGATGGAGAAGAGCAGTCGCCGGACGTCGAACTACACCCTCACGTTCCGGGAACCGTATCTATTGGACCGACCGGTCTCGGGCACGATCGACTTGTATTCCAACGAGCGCCAATACACCACGTACAAGGACGCCCGCGCAGGGTTCTCCCTGGGTCTCAGGCGCGCGTTCGGCGAATACGTCTCGGCCGGCGTGTCGTACACGCGGGAAACGAGCCGGGTGTATGACTTGGCGCTGCTCGGGGTGGCCGATCCGACGCCGCCTGATCCGGTGACCGGAATCGATCCGGTGCCAGGGGACGAGTTCCTGGTATCGAGCGCGCCGCAGGCCATCCAGGCCGAGGCCGCGCTGGGAAAGGTGACGACGAGCAGCGTCGGCTTTTCGGTGGGGCGCGACACGCGCGACTTCGCCTTTGATCCGCGGCAGGGCCAGCGCCACTCGCTGTCGCTCGAGTTGGCGGGCGGCCCGTTCGGGGGCGACAACCAGTTCTATCGGATCGTCACGGACTCCGCCGCGTTTTTCCCCGCGTTCTGGAGCACGGTGTTTTCGTTGCACCTGCGGTTCGGGTACCTCGCCGGCGACCAGTACCCCTTTGCCGAACGCTTCATCGTGGGGGGGATCAACACCGTGCGCGGGTTCGACTACGGCAAGGCCGGGCGGGTGGATCCGTTTACCGGGGAAATTTTCGGCGGCAACAAAGAGCTGATCTTCAACGCGGAGTACACCTTTCCGTTGATCCCGGACGCCAAGATGAAGGGCGTGATCTTTTTCGACGCGGGCCGGTCGTTCGACGATCAGGGGCGGTATGTCATCGATCAAAACGGCAATCCCGTAGTGCTGGTGGGCCCCGACGGCGTCCCGATGACCAGCGGCGAGCCGTTGCGGATCCGCGAATTGCGCTACAGCGCCGGCTTCGGCATCCGCATGCTGCTCCCGATCGGGCCGATCCGGCTCGAATGGGGGTATAATCTCGACGCCCAGCCGGGGGAGAAGACCGGGGCGTTCCCGGAGTTTACGATCGGCACGGTGTTTTAA
- the radC gene encoding DNA repair protein RadC, which yields MSVWPCDERPRERLLERGADGMTDAHLIAILLRTGRKQQSAVDLAVRLLSEFGDLRGLAQASVAELCGIDGVGPAKAAQLKAAQELGRRVAAAPLRLGAPIESSAIVFEHFGPLMRGLKQERFVGLYLDGRHRVVSERTISEGSLTASLVHPREAFAPAVRASAAAVIFLHNHPSGDETPSREDRELTARLAACGRLLGIPMLDHVVVGSERYFSFSDHHLLEAAP from the coding sequence ATTTCAGTGTGGCCCTGCGACGAACGGCCGCGGGAACGGTTGTTGGAACGCGGCGCGGATGGGATGACCGACGCGCACCTGATCGCGATCCTCCTCCGCACCGGTCGCAAACAGCAGAGCGCGGTCGATCTTGCCGTGCGGCTCTTGTCGGAATTTGGTGATTTGCGCGGGCTGGCGCAGGCATCGGTCGCCGAACTCTGTGGGATCGACGGCGTGGGACCAGCCAAAGCCGCCCAACTCAAGGCCGCCCAAGAGTTGGGCCGCCGAGTGGCGGCCGCCCCCTTGCGGCTCGGCGCGCCCATCGAGTCCAGTGCGATCGTCTTCGAGCACTTCGGCCCGCTGATGAGGGGGCTCAAGCAAGAACGGTTCGTCGGGCTCTATCTCGACGGCAGGCACCGCGTGGTGTCGGAGCGAACGATCTCGGAGGGGAGCCTGACGGCGAGCCTCGTGCACCCGCGGGAAGCGTTCGCCCCGGCGGTGCGGGCGTCGGCCGCCGCGGTCATTTTCCTCCACAACCATCCGAGCGGAGACGAGACCCCCAGCCGGGAGGACCGAGAGTTGACGGCACGGCTCGCCGCCTGTGGCCGATTGTTGGGGATCCCGATGCTCGATCACGTGGTCGTGGGATCCGAGCGGTACTTCAGTTTTTCCGACCATCACCTGCTGGAGGCGGCGCCGTGA
- the secF gene encoding protein translocase subunit SecF, which produces MFELLGKTNIDFIGKRNYAFVFSAILAVLGVITIIQIARGQANTGIDFAGGTAVQLQFEQPAHLDEARALLEREGFPDAELQEFTEGNKLLIRVKKQTTIQEKTADRLVEVFKKGFADNPFVVDSTTEIGPTVGAKLQQDAVKAITIAMIGIVIYIALRFEFRFGVAAAVATFHDVLAVLGIMGMLGREINLLIVTALLTLAGYSLTDTVVVFDRIRENLRNRRRDPLGQVINQGINQVLSRTIVVSLTVFLVLVALFFFGGEVIHDFSLALLMGVVVGTYSSIFVASPLLLLWPGAQGKLLKRTA; this is translated from the coding sequence ATGTTTGAGCTGCTGGGCAAGACGAACATCGACTTTATTGGGAAACGCAACTACGCGTTCGTGTTCTCGGCGATTCTCGCGGTGCTGGGCGTGATCACGATCATTCAGATCGCGCGCGGCCAGGCCAATACCGGGATCGACTTCGCGGGCGGCACGGCGGTTCAACTGCAATTTGAACAGCCGGCCCACCTGGACGAGGCGCGGGCTCTGCTGGAACGGGAAGGGTTTCCGGACGCCGAACTCCAGGAATTCACCGAGGGCAACAAGCTGCTGATCCGCGTCAAGAAACAAACGACGATTCAGGAAAAGACCGCGGACCGACTGGTCGAGGTGTTCAAGAAAGGGTTCGCGGACAATCCGTTCGTGGTCGACAGCACGACCGAGATCGGTCCCACGGTCGGAGCCAAGTTGCAGCAGGACGCAGTGAAGGCCATCACCATCGCGATGATCGGGATCGTCATCTACATCGCCCTGCGATTCGAGTTCCGCTTCGGCGTCGCGGCCGCGGTCGCCACGTTTCACGACGTATTGGCCGTGCTCGGCATCATGGGGATGTTGGGACGGGAGATCAATCTGCTGATCGTAACCGCCCTGTTGACGCTGGCCGGGTATTCGCTGACCGACACGGTGGTCGTGTTCGATCGAATACGGGAGAATCTGCGCAATCGGCGACGCGACCCGTTGGGACAGGTGATCAACCAGGGCATCAACCAGGTGTTGTCGCGGACGATCGTCGTGTCGCTCACCGTGTTTCTGGTGTTGGTCGCATTATTCTTTTTCGGGGGCGAAGTCATCCACGACTTCTCCCTCGCGCTGCTCATGGGGGTGGTGGTCGGCACGTATTCGTCGATTTTCGTGGCGAGTCCGTTGCTCCTGCTGTGGCCCGGCGCGCAAGGCAAGTTGCTCAAGCGAACGGCCTGA
- the secD gene encoding protein translocase subunit SecD encodes MKRGVKGRVLLIGATVLLSVIFFLPSTPWFDSMPEWWKRFLPHQGITLGLDLQGGMHLVMEVDVERAVDNVLDRAVLDLGDRLKEQQINATPARDGRSVAVAMTDVADREKISKIVDDRFAMLRSGDVKGETLVLDLRSGEADRIQKAAVSQALETIRNRIDQFGVTEPLIQMQGERQILIQLPGEKDPQRALNVIGKTALLEFKLLDEESPVAAQLPPQVLPGQEEALLAEWQAKVPPGDQILFERVTAEEGPVSKRPYLVKERAVMTGESLQDALVTIGEFNEPQVSITFDGAGAAQFERITSENVRKRLAIVLDDSIYSAPVIQERIGGGRAQISGAFTMDEANDLAIVLRAGALPAPVNVIQNVTVGPSLGQDSIDAGIRAAWIGTLLVVAFMAIYYRLAGVIADFALVLNVLLLIGALAALNATLTLPGIAGIILTIGMSVDSNVLIFERIREELRQGKPVRLAVDAGYEKAFLTVVDSHVTTLITALVLFLFGTGPIKGFAVTLSLGVTINLFTALVGTKVVFDLINARAKVAQLSI; translated from the coding sequence GTGAAACGCGGCGTCAAAGGGCGGGTTCTGCTTATCGGGGCCACGGTGCTTCTGTCGGTGATCTTCTTCCTCCCCTCGACGCCGTGGTTCGATTCGATGCCGGAGTGGTGGAAACGCTTCCTCCCGCACCAGGGGATTACCTTGGGACTCGACCTCCAGGGCGGCATGCACCTGGTGATGGAAGTCGACGTGGAGCGCGCGGTGGACAACGTGCTCGATCGCGCGGTCCTCGACCTCGGTGATCGCCTCAAGGAACAGCAGATCAATGCCACGCCCGCGCGCGATGGCCGGTCCGTCGCGGTCGCGATGACCGACGTGGCGGATCGGGAAAAGATCTCCAAGATCGTCGACGATCGGTTCGCGATGCTCCGCTCGGGCGATGTGAAGGGTGAGACCCTCGTCCTGGACCTGCGAAGCGGCGAAGCTGATCGGATCCAAAAGGCGGCGGTCTCCCAAGCCCTGGAGACCATCCGAAACCGGATCGATCAGTTCGGAGTTACCGAGCCGTTGATTCAAATGCAGGGCGAGCGGCAGATCCTCATTCAATTGCCCGGGGAAAAGGATCCGCAGCGAGCGCTGAACGTGATCGGCAAGACCGCGTTGTTGGAGTTCAAGCTTCTCGACGAAGAGAGCCCCGTGGCGGCGCAGCTCCCCCCCCAGGTCCTCCCCGGGCAAGAGGAGGCGTTGCTCGCGGAATGGCAGGCCAAGGTGCCGCCGGGTGACCAGATCCTCTTCGAGCGGGTGACCGCGGAAGAAGGCCCGGTCAGCAAGCGCCCGTATCTCGTCAAAGAGCGGGCGGTGATGACGGGCGAATCCCTCCAGGACGCGCTGGTGACGATCGGCGAGTTCAACGAGCCGCAGGTCTCGATCACCTTCGACGGCGCCGGAGCCGCCCAGTTCGAGCGGATCACCTCGGAAAACGTGAGAAAACGGCTGGCGATCGTGTTGGACGATTCGATCTATTCCGCGCCGGTGATTCAGGAACGGATCGGCGGCGGCCGCGCGCAGATCTCCGGCGCCTTTACGATGGACGAGGCCAATGACCTCGCCATCGTGCTGCGCGCGGGGGCGTTGCCCGCCCCCGTGAACGTGATTCAAAACGTGACCGTGGGGCCGTCGCTCGGCCAAGACTCGATCGACGCGGGCATCCGCGCCGCGTGGATCGGCACGCTGCTGGTCGTCGCGTTCATGGCGATCTACTACCGGCTCGCCGGCGTGATCGCCGACTTCGCGCTGGTGCTCAACGTGCTGTTGCTGATCGGCGCCCTGGCCGCCCTCAACGCTACGCTGACGTTGCCCGGCATTGCGGGCATCATCCTGACGATCGGCATGTCGGTCGACTCCAACGTGCTGATCTTCGAGCGAATCCGGGAAGAACTGCGTCAAGGCAAACCCGTGCGTTTGGCCGTGGACGCGGGGTACGAAAAGGCGTTTCTCACCGTCGTCGATTCCCACGTCACCACGTTGATCACGGCGCTGGTGTTGTTCCTGTTCGGAACCGGGCCGATCAAAGGGTTTGCGGTCACGCTGAGTCTGGGGGTGACGATCAATCTCTTTACCGCGTTGGTCGGCACCAAGGTCGTCTTCGATCTGATTAATGCGCGGGCGAAAGTCGCGCAGTTAAGCATCTGA